From the Lathyrus oleraceus cultivar Zhongwan6 chromosome 4, CAAS_Psat_ZW6_1.0, whole genome shotgun sequence genome, one window contains:
- the LOC127138501 gene encoding VAN3-binding protein, whose product MTSEFNLSPSDAHPETMDFLSLAWCNFAVQALKPEPQHGSLVLLDNPMNQFEPSSPMSQPTSVGMDDADFMSIPPLKSNNDLKSWIWMQQAMHPELNYKSSLRKKWVPWKQILPLKGMSIKKWFKEMKVKRKEEQRLQRAEVHAAMSIAGVAAALSAIASEKSKKESDEDREAAIASAAALVAVQCAKVAEAMGAKKEDLRSVIGSAMNGTSASDILTLTAAAATSLKGAATLKVRSGCNNRLSGGSPMLPIEEKYDLDFDFEKGRLILAQGAELYVESPEGKYMPRSVSIILNSEAKVVLMMRKHNLLKSKKESIIMNMHAELYKGSESEEDHTCYLIVLATRKGTFKIDMVDDLRRYKTWVTTINHMLKISTSFAKYELQFY is encoded by the exons ATGACTTCAGAATTTAATCTATCTCCTTCTGATGCACACCCTGAGACAATGGACTTCCTTTCACTTGCTTGGTGTAACTTTGCTGTACAAGCTCTGAAGCCTGAACCACAACATGGTTCACTTGTTCTACTTGATAATCCTATGAACCAGTTTGAACCTAGTAGCCCCATGTCTCAGCCTACA AGTGTTGGAATGGATGATGCAGATTTCATGTCTATACCTCCATTGAAGTCTAATAATGATCTTAAG TCATGGATATGGATGCAGCAAGCTATGCATCCTGAATTGAATTACAAAAGCAGTTTAAGAAAAAAATGG GTGCCATGGAAGCAGATACTACCACTGAAAGGCATGTCAATAAAGAAATGGTTTAAGGAAATGAAGGTGAAGAGGAAAGAAGAACAAAGATTGCAAAGAGCAGAAGTGCATGCAGCAATGTCCATTGCAGGAGTTGCAGCAGCACTTTCTGCAATTGCTTCTGAGAAATCAAAGAAAGAGTCAGATGAAGATAGAGAAGCAGCAATAGCTTCTGCTGCTGCTTTGGTGGCTGTTCAGTGTGCAAAAGTAGCTGAAGCCATGGGAGCTAAGAAAGAAGATCTTAGAAGTGTTATTGGATCAGCCATGAATGGCACAAGTGCTAGTGATATCTTAACTCTCACTGCTGCTGCTGCAACAT CATTAAAAGGAGCAGCTACACTTAAAGTAAGATCAGGATGCAATAACAGATTGAGTGGAGGATCACCCATGTTGCCAATTGAAGAAAAGTATGATTTGGATTTTGATTTTGAAAAAGGAAGATTGATTCTTGCACAAGGTGCTGAGTTATATGTGGAATCACCAGAAG GGAAGTACATGCCAAGATCAGTGTCTATAATCCTCAACAGTGAGGCCAAG GTTGTACTGATGATGAGGAAGCATAATCTACTAAAAAGCAAAAAGGAGA GTATTATAATGAACATGCATGCAGAGCTGTATAAAGGTTCAGAAAGTGAGGAAGATCATACATGTTATTTGATTGTTTTGGCAACAAGAAAAGGCACTTTTAAGATAGACATGGTGGATGATCTTCGTCGTTACAAGACATGGGTCACTACTATCAATCATATGCTCAAGATTTCAACTTCTTTTGCTAAATATGAGCTTCAATTTTACTGA